From a single Kryptolebias marmoratus isolate JLee-2015 linkage group LG6, ASM164957v2, whole genome shotgun sequence genomic region:
- the LOC108229547 gene encoding uncharacterized protein LOC108229547 produces MLGSKQAALLFIQLVKMGSVCAGMEQISVCDARVYPVIKLGMVFNTDMFSSLSVHLIPVYREVLVSRGEPVQLTYNISKTNLAMIQWKHGRSLFSYSISLNKTFSNFTPSRLITVSDTLTTLRILNVQHDDTGLYRCEITESQGLHIITWNLTITGNQTVSGIRSSQLLLFTLPPAIVLLFVLITSTICFYMKHKTRKANLDRVQNQSQSQPEREIVSPLLTVVSYHRI; encoded by the exons ATGTTGGGCTCAAAGCAAGCAGCTCTGCTCTTCATCCAGCTGGTGAAAATGGGGAGTGTCTGTGCAGGTATGGAacagatttctgtttgtgaTGCTCGTGTTTATCCAGTTATTAAACTGGGGATGGTCTTTAACACTGATATGTTTTCTTCATTGTCAGTGCATCTGATACCTGTGTACAGAGAGGTGCTGGTGTCCAGAGGAGAACCAGTCCAGCTCACTTACAACATATCCAAAACAAATTTAGCAATGATCCAATGGAAACATGgcagatctttgttttcttattcCATCTCGCtgaataaaaccttttcaaattTTACTCCCAGCAGACTCATAACAGTCAGTGACACACTGACCACTCTACGTATTCTTAATGTTCAACATGATGATACAGGACTGTATAGATGTGAAATAACTGAATCACAGGGCCTTCACATCATTACATGGAATTTAACAATAACAGGGAACCAAACAG TTTCAGGCATCAGATCTTCACAGCTCCTTTTGTTTACACTACCTCCCGCcattgtgttgctttttgttttgatcacaTCAACTATCTGCTTCTACAT gaaacatAAGACCAGAAAAGCAAATCTGGACCGGGTCCAGAACCAGTCTCAGTCTCAGCCAGAGAGAGAG ATTGTCTCCCCTCTACTGACTGTCGTGTCCTACCACAGGATTTGA
- the LOC108232377 gene encoding zinc finger protein OZF-like isoform X1 has protein sequence MSDRVLLNASFNPSYQLHIVVVPEDAQQLMRIKEEAPELESSDVERQDPEPLNVKEEEEELWTSLEGEQLSVKNETDATRFPFKSEDDEEKPLLSQLHQHRFEDGDRPTSSSDDQMEAAAGGEDREGAEIVWNPDLKTYEDDSNSSETEVSEEGEEDEDGTNPDSQLKHSSYSEDSDKDWKESRASESGGNPLSCSECGEEFPHKQSLQRHMSRHLGIWSLSCLVNRKYVGVDKGVESHKEIQTKLKSFSCDDCGKVFNRKTNLTRHMRIHTGQKPFGCYFCGRRFSDKANFNRHVTIHTGQKPFSCDVCGHRFSQEDELNAHVMIHTGQRPCNVCGQVFSQKTDLDRHMRIHTGQKPFGCDVCGQNFSRKTNLKTHMRIHTGQKPFACDVCDRRFSDKANLNRHTRIHTGQKQFCCDVCGYRSCRKADVNTHMRIHTGQKPFVCDVCEHRFSHKTHLNAHMRTHKGKTV, from the exons ATGAGCGACAGAGTGCTCCTAAATGCTAGTTTCAACCCCAGCTATCAGCTGCACATTGTAG TCGTCCCTGAAGATGCTCAGCAGTTGATGAGGATTAAAGAAGAAGCTCCTGAATTAGAGAGTTCTGATGTGGAGCGTCAGGACCCGGAGCCCCTCAAcgtaaaagaggaagaagaggaactGTGGACCAGTCTGGAGGGAGAGCAGCTCAGTGTGAAAAATGAGACTGATGCCACCAGGTTTCCCTTCAAgagtgaggatgatgaagagaaaCCACTGctgtcacagcttcatcagcaCCGATTTGAAGACGGAGATCGTCCAACCAGCAGCTCGGATGATCAGAtggaagcagcagctggtggagAGGACCGTGAGGGCGCAGAAATCGTCTGGAACCCAGATCTGAAGACGTATGAAGACGATTCGAATTCTTCAGAGACAGAAGTGAGTGAGGAAGGTGAAGAGGATGAGGACGGGACCAATCCAGACTCTCAGCTGAAACACTCGTCGTACTCTGAAGACAGTGACAAAGACTGGAAGGAGAGCAGGGCGTCTGAGTCCGGCGGAAACCCTCTTAGCTGCTCCGAGTGCGGTGAAGAGTTTCCCCACAAACAGTCTCTTCAGAGACACATGAGCCGCCATTTAGGAATATGGTCTTTAAGCTGTTTGGTGAATAGAAAGTACGTCGGAGTGGACAAAGGTGTGGAGTCGCACAAGGAAATCCAGACCAAACTGAAGTCGTTTAGCTGCGACGACTGCGGAAAAGTTTTTAAccgaaaaacaaatttaacgagacacatgagaatccacacaggacaaAAGCCTTTTGGTTGTTACTTTTGTGGACGAAGGTTTAGCGATAAAGCCAATTTCAACAGACACGTGACCATCCACACAGGGCAGAAGCCATTTAGCTGCGACGTATGCGGACACCGATTCAGCCAAGAGGACGAGTTAAACGCTCACGTCATGATCCACACGGGACAGAGACCCTGCAACGTCTGCGGGCAGGTTTTCAGCCAGAAAACAGACTTAGACcgacacatgagaatccacacgggCCAGAAGCCATTTGGGTGCGACGTCTGCGGGCAAAACTTCAGCCGGAAGACGAATTTGAAGAcccacatgagaatccacacgggACAGAAGCCGTTCGCGTGTGACGTTTGTGATCGAAGGTTCAGCGACAAGGCGAATTTAAACAGACACACGAGgatccacacaggacagaagcAGTTCTGCTGCGATGTTTGCGGGTACAGGTCCTGTCGGAAGGCGGacgtaaacacacacatgaggATCCACACGGGACAGAAACCTTTCGTCTGTGACGTTTGTGAACACAGATTCAGCCACAAGACACATTTAAATGCACACATGAGAACCCACAAAGGGAAAAcagtttag
- the LOC108232377 gene encoding zinc finger protein OZF-like isoform X2, whose protein sequence is MRIKEEAPELESSDVERQDPEPLNVKEEEEELWTSLEGEQLSVKNETDATRFPFKSEDDEEKPLLSQLHQHRFEDGDRPTSSSDDQMEAAAGGEDREGAEIVWNPDLKTYEDDSNSSETEVSEEGEEDEDGTNPDSQLKHSSYSEDSDKDWKESRASESGGNPLSCSECGEEFPHKQSLQRHMSRHLGIWSLSCLVNRKYVGVDKGVESHKEIQTKLKSFSCDDCGKVFNRKTNLTRHMRIHTGQKPFGCYFCGRRFSDKANFNRHVTIHTGQKPFSCDVCGHRFSQEDELNAHVMIHTGQRPCNVCGQVFSQKTDLDRHMRIHTGQKPFGCDVCGQNFSRKTNLKTHMRIHTGQKPFACDVCDRRFSDKANLNRHTRIHTGQKQFCCDVCGYRSCRKADVNTHMRIHTGQKPFVCDVCEHRFSHKTHLNAHMRTHKGKTV, encoded by the coding sequence ATGAGGATTAAAGAAGAAGCTCCTGAATTAGAGAGTTCTGATGTGGAGCGTCAGGACCCGGAGCCCCTCAAcgtaaaagaggaagaagaggaactGTGGACCAGTCTGGAGGGAGAGCAGCTCAGTGTGAAAAATGAGACTGATGCCACCAGGTTTCCCTTCAAgagtgaggatgatgaagagaaaCCACTGctgtcacagcttcatcagcaCCGATTTGAAGACGGAGATCGTCCAACCAGCAGCTCGGATGATCAGAtggaagcagcagctggtggagAGGACCGTGAGGGCGCAGAAATCGTCTGGAACCCAGATCTGAAGACGTATGAAGACGATTCGAATTCTTCAGAGACAGAAGTGAGTGAGGAAGGTGAAGAGGATGAGGACGGGACCAATCCAGACTCTCAGCTGAAACACTCGTCGTACTCTGAAGACAGTGACAAAGACTGGAAGGAGAGCAGGGCGTCTGAGTCCGGCGGAAACCCTCTTAGCTGCTCCGAGTGCGGTGAAGAGTTTCCCCACAAACAGTCTCTTCAGAGACACATGAGCCGCCATTTAGGAATATGGTCTTTAAGCTGTTTGGTGAATAGAAAGTACGTCGGAGTGGACAAAGGTGTGGAGTCGCACAAGGAAATCCAGACCAAACTGAAGTCGTTTAGCTGCGACGACTGCGGAAAAGTTTTTAAccgaaaaacaaatttaacgagacacatgagaatccacacaggacaaAAGCCTTTTGGTTGTTACTTTTGTGGACGAAGGTTTAGCGATAAAGCCAATTTCAACAGACACGTGACCATCCACACAGGGCAGAAGCCATTTAGCTGCGACGTATGCGGACACCGATTCAGCCAAGAGGACGAGTTAAACGCTCACGTCATGATCCACACGGGACAGAGACCCTGCAACGTCTGCGGGCAGGTTTTCAGCCAGAAAACAGACTTAGACcgacacatgagaatccacacgggCCAGAAGCCATTTGGGTGCGACGTCTGCGGGCAAAACTTCAGCCGGAAGACGAATTTGAAGAcccacatgagaatccacacgggACAGAAGCCGTTCGCGTGTGACGTTTGTGATCGAAGGTTCAGCGACAAGGCGAATTTAAACAGACACACGAGgatccacacaggacagaagcAGTTCTGCTGCGATGTTTGCGGGTACAGGTCCTGTCGGAAGGCGGacgtaaacacacacatgaggATCCACACGGGACAGAAACCTTTCGTCTGTGACGTTTGTGAACACAGATTCAGCCACAAGACACATTTAAATGCACACATGAGAACCCACAAAGGGAAAAcagtttag